The DNA segment GGCCCAGTGGGTAACACTCCACCTTCTTCATGTCATTATTTCTCTCATCATATTTGTCAAAAGTAAGATACTTGGACCGAGAAGGAAGTGACAGATCCACAATATTGGCTTTAATCTGAGTCGGAGTAGAGGCCATTGTCTTCGGTTCTCTGATTTCATTGTgtactattttattatttgcgTCACTGCATCCAAACTTGTGAATTAAACAACTATGTTGTTGTGCTGAAGAAATATATCTGGCATTAAAGTCTGGGTTCGTAGTTTCAGATTCCTGTGTATCTATTCGGGTATTACAGTCATGTGCATTCCCGTAAGTTCCACCATTTTCACTTCTATGTCCTCcgttaaaaatatttggaacaaAAGTATTGTTTTCTTCTGTATTATTTTGAAGCTTCGTTAAAtcgattttcttttgtttgtgAAGTCCATTTGACTTTTCTGTGACCTCTTTACTCTTTTTATTTAGAAGTTCTTTATTCTTCTTtggtatactttttggttttgttaatttctgtgtcttcTCTGTTTGGATCGTTCTGTCTTTGGTATCCGAAATCGGACCGTCGATTGGAATAAAAATCTTTATACTTTGGCGTTTGGTTTGTTGTGTTTGTTTGCTGTTATCTATATCGCCGATAGCTTTGATATCGGGTAACAGTTGACATTGCTCGTTTTCGTCACGGTCGTCTTTTATAAGGCTTGCAAGTCTTCTTAGGTCATTCGACATTGTATTCAATCGATCAAGACGAGcatttgtgttttgtataaGTGCCTTTGAAGATTCAACGAAGTTTTGATGAGCTCCAAAATCACAATGTTGATACACATCTATAAAAGAGAAAcagaaaacttttaaataaaatgtaccCATGAATACCATCATATTCAAATAACTTATTagatatccttttttttaaataacaagatCCAAACAACCGCGTTACCAATCATGGCCGAAGTCTGTTATCTCATTTTTAAGAGATGATTCACAAATTTAATTTTGCCGTCCGTATATTACTTGTACATAGAACTTTGCGATGCAGGCCtctacattatcattttttctcacttgtcccttcggaCAAGTTGcaaaaaaatcaacttgtccGAACTCTTAACTCACTTGTCcgaatttataattgaaaaccCTCCatattgattatacatgttatttgcAATAGCCAATAATAACACTTGCCCTTTGATTGCACCTAATAAAGATCAATAAAGGGAGCATTTTGTAATGTTATCATGAATACcacatcaat comes from the Mytilus trossulus isolate FHL-02 chromosome 3, PNRI_Mtr1.1.1.hap1, whole genome shotgun sequence genome and includes:
- the LOC134709751 gene encoding uncharacterized protein LOC134709751, whose amino-acid sequence is MLESGIKSNTMAPTNNFHADVYQHCDFGAHQNFVESSKALIQNTNARLDRLNTMSNDLRRLASLIKDDRDENEQCQLLPDIKAIGDIDNSKQTQQTKRQSIKIFIPIDGPISDTKDRTIQTEKTQKLTKPKSIPKKNKELLNKKSKEVTEKSNGLHKQKKIDLTKLQNNTEENNTFVPNIFNGGHRSENGGTYGNAHDCNTRIDTQESETTNPDFNARYISSAQQHSCLIHKFGCSDANNKIVHNEIREPKTMASTPTQIKANIVDLSLPSRSKYLTFDKYDERNNDMKKVECYPLGLFQTSTSSKFRYNNRETKSDVLRRQVLQPKRITLHANSVSEIITERSVLPLDKFSVGFRFRIGKKSDTEHKCNRRLQYSSMDYSLVLKSSGY